The sequence tttttcgctgtcgatggacctagTTCACCtgacaggctccaacattttcgacgcttagggttatcataatagatccatttttcatagcCAATGgtgatgcgatgcagaaaacctttttgctttctgccattcaagaagcatctcacacgttaccaaacgtctctcgatatctctCTCCTTTAATTAATAtagcacccagttacctgttttctggaccattcatatcgcgtgcaaacgtttaccgacggttgatctgtcaacatccaactctttagacttatcatcaagggttcgacttGCGCCTTCATTCAATAATtgatgtagttgagtatctccGAATCTTTTCGGTGCTCTTTCGCGATcttcgatctttatcactcacgccgaaattgccactttggaagagTCGAAACCAttatttacaagttgtatttgatggagcgtgattaccgtaaatattgatcaatatacgacacgtttcagttGCACCTTCTTTAAAAGGTAGTAATGAAGCATAAGGaagcaaatgctgttttttctggACGAACGGAAActtttttgacgtcagataaaaaagaatCTTTACTTTTTAAACGAACTACAGCGATCGAAGCCtgacatatacaccttcaaatcacctgtgtattactagagcgaacataAATGAATGGCGTTGATTTATgaacaaacaaactaaatagagcgcgtaaaggtcaaattaaagatttccaaatcaaaaaatcattttcctttttacttaataaaaaagttattaaaaaaatcggaTAATTAAGCTTTTTTGGCAAATGCACTAGAAGTTCAACCAGTAGTGGTTTTTGGACCACCTTCGGGTGTGGCAGCTAGACGGTTAAGGTTCCTGGGTGctcttttcttcgacagcctgggcagtgcgccaacctaaatcccatctatcttctccattatatcaacaggtctggctggctgtagatatctgcctgttggatgtctcataatggtatcaaaacggcgctttagtgctttgaggagtgccagactggtacttcaaccatttcacctacctacctacctacctataccGTAGGTAACTTTTATAAGTCTAACTTATATTACGTTTCCACCGCAGCCGGAGTTTGGGTTCTCTGTCGCTATCGTGTTCTTAGCGCAAACACCAAACAAAACACCTGTCAAatcccatacaaaattaaaacacaactcCATACCTAAACCCATTTTTCAAAGTGTGTTTTGTTGGGTTTGcatctaatttaattattaagtggtggcaatgttgctcattttcctcatttattattgcattcttatcgaaacatggcaacaatgattgcaatttgtcaatatgacatttgattgacgtttaatatttttcgtgtGGTAAGCGTTTGtgcgcgcaaaatataaaattaaagttcTTGATTTGGAGTTGGCGTTTTAGCTCTTAAGCTGGCCAAATAAGTCTTCAATCTTTCCTCAGAAATACTGAAGCAActtaaacaccaaaaaaaaaaaaaaaagttcttgattttaatggaaaacattaaaaactctAAAACTATTTGGCTTCCTTCTGCGGACGAAGCATTTCTAGATATATGGGGTGAGAAGGCAGCTGAATTGCGAGGTCCACGCAAGAACTCACTTATATATGCGGAGATGGCTCAGTCGCTGGGAGTTCTTGGACATGAGGTCCGTCCAATTgacattaaatataaaattcacaaTTTCACAATGAAATATaggtaaggcatataatatattatttcattaaagtaattttgttaAAGCCTCAAAATTTCCTTTGCCGAAAATGCAAAGCAGAGCAAGGGACAGGATGTTCTTCTGTTTCTTGGAAGCACTACCAGAGGGTTCACCAAATAATAGGAAGCGATAGAGTAAATAATGTTGATGCGGTCGTTGTGGATAGTATAAcaggtatttcttttatttatatatgtaattttatttgtatttacatctaattttataatgttaatttctatttatatatgtaggcaTGCCTGATTCGGTTGCTTCGCCAGCTCCATCACTTTCGCCAATATCGTCtgcttcattttcattttcgccACCATCGTCTCCAGCACTGAACGAAGCTTCCGCAcctgcagcaaaaacaaaaaatgcgaaagTAAGTGAATTAAACGAAACTATTAAATCTGCTATGACGGAAAACAATAAACTAACTGCTGAGTTAATTGATATCGAGAAAAAAAAGGTTGTTGCTattgagttattgacaaaaagTGTGGTTAGTTTCTTGGAGAgaaattaattaactaaaacctgtgaaatgatatttaagttttaatgaaTTGTGCCTTTTAAAGTTGCACTATGTGCCTACTActatcttttttcaaaaatgaataaaatgttattttataaaatgatgTATTAGAAATTTGATTGTTATGGTGAAAAgttgtttttcaaattcaatccaATTGGACTCTTTGTGGCTTTTGTAggtcgaaatatttaaataaatatttggtttgaagataaaattgtttaaaccaaATAACCTTTTTAACCAATAAATTAtggttaatttaataaaacatacgGGAGAATCTAgatgaaaaaagttatattactCACTGAAATAATCCTTTAACGCATTTCTTATCGATTCTCCTTCAGATCGGTCAACTGCATTGGTGCCGTATAGAATATTGCGCCTGGAATCGCGATGCATTTCCACTAgccaattttccaaaattaaatccttctcagaaatcaaaaaattatgtaaaacacATGCACATGAAATAACTGTGTTTACATTTTTGATGTGGTTATCcacgccttctccaattctccTAAATCTAAAATAGAACCTGTattaccaatttttaaaaatattagaatctcTAAGTTGTATTTACCGGGCTTTTAAATGGCCAAAAGCATTTTCCACAACACGCCGGCACTTAGACAATctatagttgaattttttttgttcgcgtGTATTGGTCACACTATGCGGATATGGCTTCATTAAATGCTGAGAGAGACGAAAAGCAGAGTCCCCTATAATATGGACTGGTATTTTTGTGGATCCATACTGCAAGCTCAATTCATCAAGAAGTGCACAACTTTGCAACTCGCGCTTTAgcgatgatttttcaaaaattgaggaGTCGTTGCATCTTCCAGGACTGCCGCAATGTATATAAACAAATCTATATTTTGCGTCTACCAAAGCCAATAGTATTACGGAATACCACCCTTTGTAGTTGTAGTAATCAATGGCTTCTTCCTTTCTTGGATGAATTTCAATATGACATCCATCtgtatatattaataaagaTGCTCTTGATTAAACGTTATTTTTATCGCATTACTTATAAACCTACCTATTGCTCCAATACATTGTGGATATCCCATTGCATTAAAATCTGCGACTCCATTCTCAATTTGCGCCCTTGTCagtggaaaatttttcaaatatattggaGCCAAAGATGTCCCAACTTCATTGCAAAACTCGATGAGTATTTTGCAAACAGTTGCTTTGCCTACTCTAAACAAATGTCCAATTGATCTGTATTCACTAGAAGATCCTAGTGCATACAGAGCAATTGCCACGCgcttttttagtgaaatcgGGTTTCGAtagttcgtttttcttttggctatttttgcaagtttgctgcacaatttttcaaagcaggATCTTTCCATTCGGAAattatctttgaaaaacttGCCCCCATTACTCTGGCAGTCCACTTCCCAAAAGGTACTGGAATGTTcctaaaatatacatgtacattatACACAAATAATGTATCATAAATCTGTTTACCATACCAAAGATCATACACTTTGCGAACACATTAAATTGGCAGCaacgcttaaaattattttattttccctgaaccttttttttaaataatatgtgaccaactcactatcaattattttaaaataaaatgataaaatctacataacaaattgaattttatgcaccattttataattttatcaatttttataatttttatttcacaatgtCAACAAAAGACAGTTCAAACACAATTTATCCCAAATTTCCGGTGGAAACAGTTGACAGTTctcccaaacacaactcctgcaAACACGGCGTTTGCTTTTGGTGGAAACGTAATATTAAGGGCTGAATTTCGTTAGGATATCAAATCTTTaatgtttcaattaaattttgtagttaGAAGTTTTTACTATAGGTTCAAGGGACGTAGCCTAAGTAGTGATCAATTTCTATTATGCTTAGAATGTTCTTTAAAAGGCATAATAAACATTTTCCGCGGAGTATTgctactaatttaaaaaaaaaaagtatcatgCCTGACCATTGTGCGGCAATGCGAATTGGCCTACCAGATCATCACAATGACGTTGGATGTCATGTGATATAGATGTTTCCTAGCgtatttttgcatgaaaaaaatgtataatagtaaaattaattaatggaaattcataaactgaaaatcagttATGAAATTAACAGAGAAAGTCAAAGCGCATTGTAAACATTTTGgcgaaagtattaaaataagagCTTTAAAAACTTCGTAGTTCTTACAAATTCCTACTAGGTGACCTTAACTGGGCACCCTCTATCAAGTCCGAGTGGATTACATATAAGAGAAATTATTTGAAGTGCTTTGTTTGTACTTCCAGAATATTGATTGCGTGAAAATCTGTGCTAGTGTAGTGGCGTAGTTGTATTAggagttataaataaaattaaaaaaaaaacagctcatCGAATAATGGTCTACATATTACCTGTTAATTGCTTTGGTGATTTCAAACCAGTAAgatatattgtatttgtattgacCTTAGTCAATTTTTATAGTTCGTGGAATGAATACACTAAGCAAAATAGCTGCATAGTGTATTCCaacttcataatttttcttctaaaacagctgcataaaattttcattagttgctttataatgtatgtatatataagtaaatgtgTGTGGggcattttcaaattattttgactttttattccattatttttttatttaagtcaatGGTAACAACGTTACTGACTAGATTTACAGGGTAAAATAGCAAAAACTtaagaactaaaattaaaaagatagtTTGTTTGACAAATAATGAGACATAATAAGTGACTGggggtcgccgtagccgaatcggttggtgcgtgagtaccacTCGGAATTCAGTGAGAACGGCGGTTCGAatttcagtgaaacaccaaaataaagaaaaagtttttttcaatagcggtcgcccctcggcaggcaatggcaaaccaccgagtgtatttctgccatgaaaaaacacctcataaaaaatatcttccgttcggacTCGGCTTGAAATggtaggaggagaagctcggccaaaatgaCGATATGTTGGGCTACCtcaaaagtgaaagaaaaccTAGGGACCATCTCAGCACTAGaagaaaatatcgttcgcgAGATTAATGACATCTCGACAACACTTCTCCAGCGACTGGCCGAAGTACTGAGACCAGATTCCTAGAGTGTACTCGACGTAACACTCAGTATTTTGAGGAAATAATTCAACAATAATAATTCGCACTTTTCCTCTTTGTAATAGTCACTGACATAAACTAAactcaattataattttttatattctataggaataataaaaaatcatagaaacatGTTTTCAGTAAAGTTGGAGGTGTGTTCAAGAAAtgctttaagtaaaaaaagCTTCTTAATATTCCtgcataattaatttttcaaaattggttaTATGGCTCGGCCGACATGGCTGGTGCTCTGgggttactcaaaattttctaaagcaCTAACGGCACGCAAACGattgatttgattttaaattttcagatgatattttaatgtataacctaaaataaaacaaatgtttttcaatacattttaaCCCTTTTCAGCAACACCTGAGTGGCGATAGCAAAACCTTTTCTAATCCAAGAAACTTATTTTTGTTCTAGTAGGtcaagtattaaaattaaaatttagtttccAATTAAATTTGAggtatatgttttttattatagtttaaacaatagttttataaaaaaaaattaaataaataaatagtcaaaattatgtaatatgtTGCATTCCTATTGCTTTTACCGCCACTGTAAGACAGATATAAATTTATCCGATTTGAGTTTGGGAAGTTTACCATTCTCTGCCGAGAAGGGACCGCATATGAACCAAATCGCCTAGAGAATATATTGCTTCAAAAGCAATTTTGGTAGTTAAAAGATATTTTGAGTATGGACCAAATCGGACAGTAAAGAacacgagtatatatgtatgtacttatgtacaatatatacagCGGCGGCCAAAACTGGTTAAATTTTTGCCACATTCATGCATTTTTCATTGctgtataataatttttcaaaataatgctaTTAAATTTTCAGGTTATTGcttatttattaagaaataaaaggtATTAATTCCGGTTTacacaatatttaaaataaaaattttactccaAGAATTCTATTTAGCAAATTTTACGTTGAGATTCAGCAGTTACGCGTTATTCTTAATATCGATAACCTAGCCGTTATTTTTCTGTCATTAAAATGCACTGTTTCTTGACTTGCATTAAGCaaataaagctaaaaaatttaattgagctTAAACGTTTCGTCATCAAAGTTGTTACTTTGTTCAAATTGAAATGATACTTTTCACATATTAATCGAAATGCAGAAGattgataaaaatgttgaatatgaaATCTTTTCATTGACTGAAAATGGTCGCAGATCAAGGGAAATAGCACAATGCTTGGAACTTGGAACTTTGCCTACAAACTGTACTTAAAGTTCTTAAAGCACGGAACATAAAGGCTTCAAAGGTTACAAAAAGGCGCCCTCGGAAAGTGATGCGCGAGCAATGAAGCGATTATTGACTCATCAAGTAGCTAAAAGCCGcacaaaagattaaaaaagcccGTCAGTGAGTTCTGAAATGAATTGAGTTGGAAGCCGCTATTAAACCACAAAAGTGAGCATTATTTGACAATACGTTAAAGCAAGGTTGAGATTTACAAAAAGTGCAAACACTGTAGTGCTAACAACTGAAAAAGGAGTGACATGGTCAAATAAGACCCGTTTTACTTGTTCCCAGTCAGATGGGAAGCAATATTAATGGCACCGACCGCATGAAAACTGCAAAagcattaaataaaacaaacgatAAAGTATGGTGGTGGGTAGCCTTATGGTGTGGGAAAGAAGGCTATTTGTATATCGTGAAGacaaatttgccgaattttgtTGACCATCCAGCCTTCAAAACGGCTAGCGCAGAGCTCTAATTTAAACCCGATTGAAAATGTATGGGTTATTCTAAAGAAACGGCTAGCATCTTACAAAATGGGCCAAAAGAAAATCGACGAACTATGGCCGAGAACTCAGAAGGAATGTCGAGATCGTCTACACTTAACTACTGAAAAACTGATCCAGAATATCCGAAGGTGTATAAATAACGTCCCGGTGGTCAAGAGCTCGAACATGTAGggtattttcaagatttttcttacaataaaaaaaaacgttatttaaatttgttaggcttttatttaacttcttttacatacagaaagaaaaagacattttttgtttttaattttagtaataatttaaaaaatggcgctgaagttgacgcTCCCGAATAATTGGACctgacggtgttgtccattttggctcttctatttatctgaaacataaaaaccaaaaacattatAAATCAGTGTGACAGTAGCTATGtctcgtactagaataaaaaaaaatggcaaagtgGTCACGTAGTCTAATCGCAACACTCGTATTGACCATTTCTTACGCGTAAAATATGGCGCAATTATGCTTGGTTCTATTGAAACACCCTGTAGTCAAACTTTCTAATTCTGAACTGACTTAATTTACTAACCgattgcttgttttttttttaatgttcgtcACTATTGTATAAAAACTATATAATTCCAAATACCAaactttataatatataaaaattggaaaaatcttAATAACCACAATtccatgttttttaaattgaatttttccatataaaaaaaaaatgtttgttccttcgtcatatggagaaaatgtgcAGCTCCGTCGaggaaataaattataaaagctCAAAacttaataagctataaaactgcataccaaaaattgttCTAGAAACTCCAATTAAAAACCGTGGAAATTAATTAAGAAGCTGTGGAATATTTCacgtttttaaatacaatttgatacttggatttatatggtttttgttagataatgagctatgcttttataaaaaataataaacattaaacaaatagaaaaatagtCGAAACTGATCAAACTATAGATAGTCGCCGGTTGTCGCCGGTTGTACTTCATAATGAACAAAAGAAGAACGTCTATCAATATttgcattcattcattcatacagGCATTCTTCTATGTCTTACAACTGGCACAAATCTAACCACTCTCGAACTAGTACGATTTCTTCCAACATTTAATGAGTAGTTTAGCTTTTCACTGCAGGGAATGTATTCAACatagttgttgtcgttgttattTCGTtgaaaagtgaaatgaaaaaatgatataaaaaaaatcactacAGGTATACAATAAATAAGTTGGAAAATCCCATTGGTAACTAGTATATAAGCACAGATAATACAGCTTTTTCCAGTGAATTATGGCTGATATATAGATTTACGACTTTTGAAAGCATTTAAAG is a genomic window of Anastrepha ludens isolate Willacy chromosome 6, idAnaLude1.1, whole genome shotgun sequence containing:
- the LOC128867058 gene encoding putative nuclease HARBI1; translated protein: MGYPQCIGAIDGCHIEIHPRKEEAIDYYNYKGWYSVILLALVDAKYRFVYIHCGSPGRCNDSSIFEKSSLKRELQSCALLDELSLQYGSTKIPVHIIGDSAFRLSQHLMKPYPHSVTNTREQKKFNYRLSKCRRVVENAFGHLKARFRRIGEGVDNHIKNVNTDLILENWLVEMHRDSRRNILYGTNAVDRSEGESIRNALKDYFSE